A stretch of the Lolium perenne isolate Kyuss_39 chromosome 3, Kyuss_2.0, whole genome shotgun sequence genome encodes the following:
- the LOC127340015 gene encoding uncharacterized protein, with amino-acid sequence MASGDLFFNQELAAAAAMAAEPYGRYFASSVHGFPHFQHPGSAAAGVPDMGFLVSGIGMPPAAFVMPEGALQAAGYGAPPAVPVEIPAAGGEQMPALTHAGPVAPCRGVWTDEEDEILKKMVAELGDRKWAAIAHHLPGRIGKQCRERWTNHLRPDLRKENIWTEDDDKVLIEAHKVYGNRWSAIARCLPGRSENSVKNHWNATKRSLKSKRRLKKKKSEQAGPGQLTLLEEYIRGNTPATQPTAPPTVSSPPSGIGYGDPADPHCAAHGMTGSSPPGMGLYLQPANAARSSSYGGTMNLNSPSLPDLNAYGGEMQERFYHSSTFPPYNNLHYGLQEPLPAPAFPLMFSPQEHLQAACTNLNLFPIADQNPARNVEFEGRSSQMAYGVGHYDSETGPSSAGGSSDPDDDVVQMASREFLTPSEDEVTLNLNRFD; translated from the exons ATGGCGTCGGGGGACCTGTTTTTCAACCaggagctggcggcggcggcggccatggcggccgagCCTTACGGTAGGTACTTCGCGAGCTCTGTCCATGGTTTCCCCCACTTCCAGCACCCCGGCAGCGCTGCGGCCGGAGTCCCCGACATGGGATTCCTCGTTTCCGGCATCGGCATGCCCCCTGCCGCCTTCGTCATGCCGGAGGGGGCGCTCCAGGCCGCCGGCTACGGCGCTCCGCCGGCCGTTCCCGTGGAGATCCCGGCTGCTGGTGGGGAGCAGATGCCTGCACTGACGCACGCCGGACCGGTCGCGCCGTGCAGAGGAGTGTGGACGGATGAAGAGGACGA AATTCTCAAGAAGATGGTGGCGGAACTTGGAGACCGGAAATGGGCGGCGATTGCGCACCACCTCCCGGGCCGGATCGGCAAGCAGTGCCGTGAGAGATGGACCAATCACCTGCGCCCCGACCTCAGG AAGGAGAACATCTGGACCGAGGATGATGACAAGGTGCTGATCGAGGCGCACAAGGTCTACGGAAACCGTTGGTCTGCGATTGCAAGGTGCCTCCCCGGCCGATCGGAGAACTCCGTCAAGAACCACTGGAATGCCACAAAGCGAAGCCTCAAGTCGAAGCGCCgactgaagaagaagaagagtgaACAAGCCGGCCCGGGCCAGCTTACCCTCCTTGAGGAGTACATCCGCGGCAACACTCCGGCGACCCAGCCCACGGCGCCACCGACGGTGTCCTCGCCGCCGTCCGGCATTGGGTACGGCGATCCAGCCGATCCACATTGCGCGGCACATGGGATGACCGGCTCCAGCCCACCCGGGATGGGGCTGTACCTCCAACCGGCCAACGCGGCAAGATCATCGTCCTATGGAGGTACGATGAACCTGAACTCGCCTTCGTTGCCGGATCTCAACGCCTACGGCGGGGAGATGCAGGAGCGATTCTACCACTCGTCGACATTCCCGCCTTACAACAACCTGCACTATGGACTGCAAGAGCCACTCCCAGCGCCGGCGTTTCCGCTGATGTTCAGCCCTCAAGAGCACCTGCAGGCTGCATGCACGAACCTCAACCTGTTCCCCATTGCTGATCAGAACCCGGCGAGGAACGTGGAGTTCGAGGGCCGATCCTCCCAAATGGCCTACGGTGTCGGCCACTACGACAGCGAGACGGGGCCGAGCAGCGCCGGTGGCAGCAGCGAC